In Streptomyces chartreusis, the following proteins share a genomic window:
- a CDS encoding CDP-alcohol phosphatidyltransferase family protein yields the protein MALNNTYDARLVQQETAVGAGVQILLLALLGSAIGLGPAGWLTGLVFAIATWALLSLALHRSGLRSFGPANRVTLGRATLVGGVTALVADSFQSSPPVTLFVGLTAVALILDGVDGKVARRTGTSTALGARFDMEVDAFLILVLSVYVSMSLGPWVLLIGAMRYGFVAAARVWPWLNAPLPPSTARKTVAALQGVFLLLAASGYLPYAATFAVAAVALAALVWSFGRDIMWLYRTSRTEPVSVAEVRELVAS from the coding sequence GTGGCCCTGAACAACACTTACGACGCAAGGCTGGTCCAGCAGGAGACCGCTGTGGGAGCGGGCGTGCAGATCCTGTTGCTGGCCCTGCTCGGATCGGCGATCGGCCTGGGGCCGGCGGGCTGGCTGACCGGCCTCGTCTTCGCCATCGCGACCTGGGCGCTGCTGTCGCTGGCCCTGCACCGGTCGGGGCTGCGCTCCTTCGGCCCGGCGAACCGGGTCACCCTCGGCCGCGCGACGCTGGTGGGCGGCGTCACGGCTCTGGTGGCGGACTCCTTCCAGAGCTCGCCGCCGGTCACGCTCTTCGTGGGCCTGACGGCGGTCGCGCTGATCCTCGACGGCGTGGACGGCAAGGTCGCCCGTCGGACGGGCACGTCCACGGCGCTGGGAGCGCGCTTCGACATGGAGGTCGACGCGTTCCTGATCCTCGTACTGAGCGTGTACGTCTCGATGTCGCTGGGCCCGTGGGTCCTCCTGATCGGCGCGATGCGCTACGGCTTCGTCGCCGCCGCCCGCGTCTGGCCCTGGCTGAACGCGCCACTCCCGCCGAGCACGGCCCGCAAGACGGTCGCCGCGTTGCAGGGCGTGTTCCTGCTGCTGGCCGCGTCCGGCTACCTCCCGTACGCGGCGACGTTCGCGGTGGCCGCGGTCGCGCTGGCCGCGCTGGTCTGGTCGTTCGGGCGGGACATCATGTGGCTGTACCGGACGTCGCGTACGGAGCCCGTCTCCGTGGCGGAGGTGCGGGAACTGGTGGCGTCCTGA
- a CDS encoding creatininase family protein, whose translation MSGSQMRPAAHSLVPADTTEDVRTRGAGVSRQVAVLPVGSFEQHGRFLPLATDTLVACAIAREIAAAHPVHLLPPVTISCSHEHAAWPGTVSISSVTLHAVIRDIAASLRRSGVDALVVVNGHGGNYVLGNVVQESSARGERMALFPAPEDWETARVRAGVETSLLTDMHAGEIETSILLHAHPELIRPGYETSDFVADDRRHLLTLGMSAYTDSGVIGRPSLGSAEKGKGLLASLADSFGAYVSLLTSADDSVADTGDA comes from the coding sequence ATGAGTGGTTCGCAAATGCGGCCGGCGGCGCACTCGCTGGTGCCGGCGGACACCACCGAAGACGTACGGACCCGAGGGGCGGGCGTCTCACGACAGGTGGCGGTGCTCCCCGTCGGAAGCTTCGAGCAGCACGGCCGGTTCCTTCCGCTGGCGACCGACACGCTGGTGGCCTGCGCCATCGCGCGCGAGATCGCCGCCGCGCACCCGGTGCACCTGCTTCCGCCCGTGACGATCTCCTGCTCGCACGAGCACGCGGCCTGGCCGGGGACCGTCAGCATCTCCTCAGTGACCCTTCATGCGGTGATACGGGACATTGCGGCTTCGCTCCGCCGCTCGGGCGTCGACGCCCTGGTGGTGGTCAACGGACACGGCGGAAACTACGTACTGGGCAACGTCGTTCAGGAGTCCTCCGCGCGTGGTGAGCGAATGGCGCTGTTCCCGGCCCCGGAGGACTGGGAGACGGCGCGGGTGCGGGCGGGGGTGGAGACCTCACTGCTCACCGACATGCACGCGGGGGAAATCGAGACCTCCATCCTTCTGCACGCTCATCCCGAATTGATCCGACCCGGTTATGAGACTTCCGATTTCGTGGCGGACGATCGCCGTCATCTGCTGACCCTCGGTATGTCCGCCTATACCGATTCCGGTGTCATCGGCCGCCCTTCACTGGGTTCCGCGGAAAAGGGGAAGGGGCTGCTGGCGAGCCTCGCGGATTCCTTCGGCGCGTATGTGTCACTGCTGACCTCCGCGGACGATTCCGTAGCGGACACGGGTGACGCCTGA
- a CDS encoding ABC transporter permease subunit has translation MRLQAVTLLWRAGIAAALVCAIGVLPWLSHTDPALTVLKARSADRDPTPEVLADIRAQLGLEKGPFRLLGDWLGGLWHGDAGRSWISGSEVTPAVLQALGVSLLLMAVALVVAAGTAALICARTLRLGAGQRLDGRRAGGGGSAVLAALPEFLTASVLATVVGVQLGWLPALGWYGFQWTILPALALGLPAGAVLGRLLDDLLPGAFAEPWALAATARGLPGRTVARGALRRCLPGLLPNTGLFVVGITGGAVTVEQIYDIPGLGRTTLQAALAQDLPVLQAGTLALVLLAAVAAALAHLLTRLLIGPALRDGALPSPHRPALPARRFLPLAYGGLLLAVIAVGLPRDPLALDTAERLAAPSGAHPFGTDALGRDVLARVAHGALDTLLLALAITAVTLLTGLALGLLPRLSGPVVDTVTALPPVLVALLVTAIVGSGGTTPALAVAAVAWTPLAAHTSALLRQERAALHLTATRALGAGRWYLLRHELLPAVVPPVTRHALLRLPGVALALASLAFLGLGAQPPSPEWGLLLAENQPYAERAPWAVLAPAAVLALLGALAVTAAGGVRRHKRTAAPEATDVPEKQSEPRELVTTG, from the coding sequence GTGCGGCTCCAGGCAGTCACGCTCCTGTGGCGTGCGGGGATCGCGGCCGCCCTGGTGTGCGCCATCGGCGTACTGCCGTGGCTCTCGCACACCGACCCGGCGCTCACCGTCCTCAAGGCCCGGTCGGCGGACCGCGACCCCACGCCCGAGGTCCTGGCGGACATCCGCGCCCAACTCGGCCTGGAAAAGGGTCCGTTCCGGCTCCTCGGGGACTGGCTCGGCGGGCTGTGGCACGGGGACGCCGGACGGTCCTGGATCTCGGGCAGCGAGGTCACGCCCGCCGTGCTCCAGGCACTCGGCGTGTCCCTGCTGCTGATGGCGGTGGCCCTCGTGGTCGCCGCCGGCACCGCCGCGCTGATCTGCGCGCGCACCCTGCGGCTCGGCGCCGGGCAGCGTCTGGACGGGCGGCGGGCCGGGGGCGGCGGGTCCGCGGTCCTCGCCGCGCTGCCCGAGTTCCTCACCGCGTCCGTCCTCGCCACCGTCGTCGGCGTGCAGCTCGGCTGGCTGCCCGCGCTCGGCTGGTACGGCTTCCAGTGGACGATCCTGCCCGCCCTCGCCCTCGGCCTGCCCGCCGGCGCGGTCCTCGGCCGGCTCCTCGACGACCTGCTGCCCGGCGCGTTCGCCGAGCCCTGGGCCCTGGCCGCCACCGCGCGCGGACTGCCCGGCCGCACCGTCGCGCGAGGGGCCCTGCGCCGCTGCCTGCCCGGACTGCTGCCCAACACCGGCCTGTTCGTCGTGGGCATCACCGGCGGGGCGGTCACCGTCGAGCAGATCTACGACATCCCCGGCCTCGGCCGCACCACCCTCCAGGCCGCCCTCGCCCAGGACCTGCCCGTCCTCCAGGCCGGCACGCTCGCCCTCGTGCTGCTCGCCGCGGTCGCCGCCGCCTTGGCCCACCTCCTCACCCGCCTGCTGATCGGCCCGGCCCTGCGCGACGGCGCGCTGCCGTCCCCGCACCGGCCGGCACTGCCCGCCCGCCGCTTCCTGCCCCTCGCCTACGGCGGCCTGCTCCTCGCCGTCATCGCGGTCGGCCTGCCCCGCGACCCGCTGGCCCTCGACACCGCCGAGCGACTCGCCGCGCCCTCCGGCGCGCATCCGTTCGGCACCGACGCCCTCGGCCGGGACGTCCTCGCCCGCGTCGCGCACGGCGCCCTCGACACACTGCTGCTCGCACTCGCGATCACCGCCGTCACCCTGCTCACCGGGCTGGCGCTCGGCCTGCTGCCGCGGCTGTCCGGGCCCGTCGTGGACACCGTCACCGCGCTGCCGCCGGTCCTCGTCGCCCTGCTCGTCACCGCGATCGTCGGCAGCGGCGGCACCACGCCCGCCCTCGCCGTCGCCGCCGTCGCGTGGACACCGCTCGCCGCCCACACCTCCGCGCTCCTTCGGCAGGAACGCGCCGCCCTCCACCTCACCGCCACCCGCGCCCTGGGCGCCGGACGCTGGTATCTGCTGCGCCACGAACTGCTGCCGGCCGTCGTGCCGCCCGTCACCCGGCACGCCCTGCTCCGGCTGCCAGGCGTCGCCCTCGCCCTCGCCTCGCTCGCCTTCCTCGGCCTGGGAGCCCAGCCGCCCTCCCCGGAGTGGGGCCTGCTCCTCGCCGAGAACCAGCCCTACGCCGAACGCGCCCCCTGGGCGGTCCTCGCCCCCGCCGCCGTACTCGCCCTGCTGGGCGCGCTGGCGGTGACGGCGGCCGGAGGGGTACGGCGACACAAGCGCACCGCCGCACCCGAGGCGACGGACGTGCCCGAGAAGCAGTCCGAACCGAGGGAGTTGGTGACGACCGGATGA
- a CDS encoding zinc-dependent alcohol dehydrogenase, protein MNRAARAFWLRSPGEGEIREAVLPEPGEDEVLVRSLYSGVSRGTETLVFRGGVPENQHASMRAPFQEGEFPAPVKYGYLSVGVVEAGPTALVGRTVFCLYPHQTRYVVPASAVTVVPDDVPAARAVLAGTVETAVNALWDAAPLVGDRIAVVGGGMVGCSVAALLARFPGVRLQLVDADPRRAEVAEALGVGFATPGDALGECDLVVHASATEQGLNSSLELLRAEGTVLELSWYGDRRVALPLGEAFHSRRLVIRSSQVGTVSPARRATRSYADRLALALDLLADPALDALVTGESAFEELPEVMPKLTSGEIPALCHRVRYADTP, encoded by the coding sequence ATGAACCGCGCCGCACGTGCGTTCTGGCTCCGCTCTCCGGGTGAAGGAGAGATCCGGGAGGCCGTCCTTCCGGAGCCGGGCGAGGACGAGGTGCTGGTGCGGTCGCTGTACTCCGGAGTCAGCAGGGGCACGGAGACACTCGTGTTCCGCGGCGGCGTCCCCGAGAACCAGCACGCGTCCATGCGGGCACCGTTCCAGGAGGGCGAGTTCCCCGCCCCCGTGAAGTACGGCTATCTCAGCGTCGGGGTGGTCGAGGCCGGGCCGACGGCACTGGTCGGCCGTACGGTGTTCTGCCTGTACCCGCATCAGACCCGGTACGTCGTCCCCGCGAGCGCCGTGACGGTCGTACCGGACGACGTGCCCGCCGCCCGCGCCGTCCTCGCCGGCACCGTCGAGACCGCGGTGAACGCGCTCTGGGACGCCGCGCCCCTGGTCGGCGACCGGATCGCCGTGGTCGGCGGCGGCATGGTCGGCTGCTCGGTCGCCGCGCTGCTGGCCCGCTTCCCGGGAGTACGGCTTCAACTGGTCGACGCCGACCCCCGCCGGGCCGAGGTCGCCGAGGCCCTCGGCGTCGGATTCGCCACGCCCGGGGACGCGCTCGGCGAGTGCGACCTCGTCGTCCACGCCAGCGCCACCGAACAGGGCCTGAACTCCTCGCTCGAACTGCTCAGGGCCGAGGGCACGGTCCTCGAACTCAGCTGGTACGGCGACCGGCGCGTCGCCCTCCCGCTCGGTGAGGCCTTCCACTCCCGGCGGCTCGTCATCCGCAGCAGCCAGGTCGGCACCGTCTCCCCGGCCCGCCGTGCCACCCGCAGTTACGCCGACCGGCTCGCCCTCGCCCTCGACCTGCTCGCCGACCCGGCCCTGGACGCCCTCGTCACGGGAGAGAGCGCTTTCGAGGAGCTGCCCGAAGTGATGCCGAAGCTCACCTCGGGGGAGATCCCGGCCCTCTGCCACCGCGTCAGGTACGCGGACACGCCCTGA
- a CDS encoding ABC transporter substrate-binding protein codes for MRRRLRPILALVLAPVLAGCFASGGGGSDSADTGSRLRVALAFPPAENLSPYGADSTILSRLGVTEGLTALDANGTATPALAASWRQEDEKTWLFTLREATFQDGSKVTPAAVAAALTHATRTAPAPAAVAGVTLTAKAEGGDVRITTGAPDPILPLRLSSPSLAVLSAKAYKEKDDVDPVGTATGPYELTKVMGTTAATLDRYDDYWGGRAQATGIDVKFVADGTARASALRTDQVDLAEAIPVAQAATLDKGTREATATTRTTSLLLNSQKGPFEDAALRAAARAAVDTSALAEDVHEGYADRGAGIYGPAVTWAAGKRTEPVGRAEPGRPDGTRVTLATYDNRPELPEVAQVLKQQLEKAGFEVTLEVREYSRLESDALAGKFDAFVLARNTLVDTADPVSVLASDYTCDGGYNLAQLCDKDVDRAVAKAERAADTAGRQDAAMAAEARILGTDAVVPLVHQRIITGVGSSVSGELLDPYERTLVGIGTRR; via the coding sequence GTGCGACGCCGACTCCGCCCGATCCTCGCCCTTGTTCTCGCCCCGGTGCTGGCCGGTTGCTTCGCCTCCGGCGGAGGCGGCAGCGACTCCGCCGACACCGGCTCCCGCCTCCGGGTCGCCCTCGCCTTCCCGCCCGCCGAGAACCTCTCGCCGTATGGCGCCGACTCCACCATCCTCAGCCGCCTCGGCGTCACCGAGGGCCTGACCGCGCTGGACGCCAACGGCACCGCCACCCCCGCCCTGGCCGCCTCCTGGCGCCAGGAGGACGAGAAGACCTGGCTGTTCACCCTCCGCGAGGCCACCTTCCAGGACGGCTCCAAGGTCACCCCGGCCGCCGTCGCCGCCGCCCTCACCCACGCCACCCGGACCGCGCCCGCCCCGGCCGCCGTCGCCGGAGTCACCCTCACCGCGAAGGCCGAGGGCGGCGACGTACGGATCACGACCGGCGCCCCCGACCCGATCCTGCCGCTGCGGCTGTCCAGCCCCTCCCTCGCCGTCCTCTCCGCCAAGGCGTACAAGGAGAAGGACGACGTCGACCCGGTCGGCACCGCCACCGGGCCCTACGAACTCACCAAGGTCATGGGCACCACCGCCGCCACCCTCGACCGCTACGACGACTACTGGGGCGGACGCGCCCAGGCCACCGGCATCGACGTCAAGTTCGTCGCCGACGGCACCGCCCGCGCGAGCGCCCTGCGCACCGACCAGGTCGACCTCGCCGAGGCGATCCCCGTCGCCCAGGCCGCCACCCTCGACAAGGGCACCCGCGAGGCGACCGCCACGACCCGCACCACGAGCCTGCTCCTCAACTCGCAGAAGGGCCCGTTCGAGGACGCCGCACTGCGGGCCGCGGCCCGCGCCGCCGTCGACACCTCCGCGCTCGCCGAGGACGTCCACGAGGGATACGCCGACCGCGGCGCCGGCATCTACGGCCCCGCTGTCACCTGGGCCGCGGGCAAGCGGACCGAGCCGGTCGGACGGGCGGAGCCCGGCAGGCCCGACGGGACCCGTGTCACGCTCGCCACGTACGACAACCGGCCCGAACTGCCCGAGGTCGCCCAGGTGCTGAAGCAGCAGCTGGAGAAGGCCGGCTTCGAGGTCACGCTGGAGGTGCGCGAGTACTCGCGGCTGGAGAGCGACGCGCTGGCCGGAAAGTTCGACGCGTTCGTCCTCGCCCGCAACACCCTCGTCGACACCGCCGACCCCGTGTCCGTCCTCGCCAGTGACTACACCTGCGACGGCGGCTACAACCTCGCCCAGCTCTGCGACAAGGACGTCGACCGGGCCGTGGCCAAGGCCGAGCGCGCCGCCGACACCGCCGGGCGGCAGGACGCGGCGATGGCCGCCGAGGCCCGCATCCTCGGCACCGACGCCGTCGTACCGCTGGTCCACCAGCGGATCATCACCGGCGTCGGGAGTTCCGTCAGCGGCGAGCTCCTCGACCCGTACGAGCGCACCCTCGTCGGCATCGGCACCCGGCGCTGA
- a CDS encoding class I SAM-dependent methyltransferase, producing MGGASIPSASDADAVILGAGPTVRPGERATVRLRDAGPDDPPRYAPEWLELREGADASARAHDLLDPLRIRLANLPARSGGLVIHDIGCGTGSMGRWLAPHLDGPQHWVLHDRDPYLLHFAAVASPRSSADGSRVTVETRRGDVGRLTPDALKGASLVTASALLDVLTVEEIGTLAAACAGAGCPALLTLSVAGRVELTPSDPMDDEIAEAFNAHQRRSGLLGPDAITVAAEAFSEHGATVQVQPSPWKLGPGESALTAQWLRGWVGAAVEHRPELRERADRYLTERLAACQAGELRVIVHHSDLLALCRPTGGAS from the coding sequence ATGGGTGGTGCTTCCATACCGTCGGCGTCCGACGCCGACGCCGTGATCCTCGGGGCCGGCCCCACCGTGCGGCCCGGCGAGCGGGCCACCGTACGGCTGCGGGACGCCGGCCCTGACGACCCGCCGCGCTACGCGCCCGAGTGGCTGGAGCTGCGGGAGGGCGCCGATGCCTCGGCGCGGGCGCACGACCTGCTCGACCCGCTGCGGATCCGGCTCGCCAACCTGCCGGCCCGGTCCGGCGGGCTGGTCATCCACGACATCGGCTGCGGCACCGGCTCCATGGGCCGCTGGCTCGCGCCCCATCTGGACGGCCCCCAGCACTGGGTCCTGCACGACCGCGACCCCTACCTTCTGCACTTCGCCGCCGTCGCCTCCCCGCGCTCCTCCGCCGACGGCAGCCGGGTCACCGTCGAGACGCGCCGCGGCGACGTCGGCCGGCTCACCCCGGACGCCCTGAAAGGCGCCTCCCTGGTGACCGCGTCCGCGCTCCTCGACGTCCTCACGGTCGAGGAGATCGGCACCCTCGCCGCCGCCTGCGCGGGCGCGGGCTGCCCGGCGCTGCTGACGCTCTCCGTCGCGGGCCGCGTCGAACTCACCCCGTCCGACCCGATGGACGACGAGATCGCCGAGGCGTTCAACGCCCACCAGCGGCGCTCGGGACTGCTCGGCCCCGACGCGATCACGGTGGCTGCCGAGGCGTTCTCCGAGCACGGCGCGACCGTGCAGGTCCAGCCGAGCCCGTGGAAGCTCGGCCCCGGCGAGTCCGCGCTCACCGCCCAGTGGCTGCGCGGCTGGGTCGGCGCGGCGGTCGAGCACCGCCCCGAACTGCGCGAGCGCGCCGACCGCTACCTGACCGAACGCCTCGCCGCCTGCCAGGCCGGCGAACTGCGGGTGATCGTCCACCACAGCGACCTGCTCGCGCTGTGCCGGCCGACGGGCGGAGCGTCATGA
- the ribA gene encoding GTP cyclohydrolase II, translating into MTEKIGVLGKKSTQRTQRSGVERVVNAPLPTVYGEFRAIGYLDHDRGDEQVALVHGEIGTDGVLTRLHSECLTGDAFGSQHCECGDQLAAALRAVVAEGSGIVVYLRGHEGRGIGLLAKLRAMALQAEGLDTVEANLALGLPVDARDYGVAAGMLHDLNVRSVRLLSNNPRKREALVQHGIEVAEQVPLLIPPCENNITYLRTKRERLDHHLPHLDAVGQLS; encoded by the coding sequence ATGACAGAAAAAATTGGCGTCCTCGGCAAGAAGTCCACGCAGCGGACGCAGCGTTCCGGCGTGGAACGCGTGGTGAATGCGCCGCTGCCCACCGTGTACGGCGAATTCCGTGCGATCGGCTATCTCGATCACGACCGCGGAGACGAGCAAGTGGCCCTCGTCCACGGCGAGATAGGCACGGACGGGGTGCTGACCCGGCTGCACTCGGAGTGCCTGACGGGTGACGCCTTCGGCTCCCAGCACTGCGAGTGCGGCGACCAGTTGGCGGCAGCCCTGCGCGCGGTCGTCGCCGAGGGCAGCGGCATCGTCGTCTATCTGCGGGGCCACGAGGGCCGCGGCATCGGCCTGCTCGCCAAGCTGCGGGCGATGGCCCTCCAGGCGGAGGGCCTGGACACGGTCGAGGCCAACCTCGCGCTCGGCCTGCCGGTCGACGCCCGCGACTACGGCGTCGCCGCCGGGATGCTGCACGACCTGAACGTGCGCAGCGTCCGGCTGCTGTCGAACAACCCGCGCAAGCGCGAGGCGCTGGTGCAGCACGGCATCGAGGTCGCCGAGCAGGTCCCGCTGCTCATCCCGCCGTGCGAGAACAACATCACCTACCTGCGCACCAAGCGGGAGCGTCTCGACCACCACCTGCCCCATCTGGACGCGGTCGGGCAGCTGTCCTGA
- a CDS encoding glycosyltransferase family 4 protein: MTDVTLEKNVARDGNGVLGKNVTLDKTEQPALGYMPVQHSVLKNAEIIPMSLRSVHFVLPGGVDDLAAPSGGNAYDRRVCLDLPGFGWQVHKRPVDGSWPRPGAEARAELARTLREFPDGTVVLLDGLVACGVPEIIVPEAERLRLAILVHLPLGDETGLEPAVAADLDARERTVLRAVDAVIATSDWAVRRLVSHHGLAPERVHVAAPGADIAPLAAGTDGVSRLLCVAAVTPRKGQHRLVEALAAVTDLPWSCVCVGGLNQDPAYVAELRSLIAKHGLEDRLILAGPQAGAELDASYNTADLMVLTSYAETYGMAVTEALARGIPVLATDVGGLPEAVGRAPDGGVPGILVPPENSAAIAVELRGWFGEADVRRRLKAAARGRRAALNGWAGTARSLASVLGRLPNEPRRAA, translated from the coding sequence GTGACCGACGTGACGCTGGAGAAGAACGTGGCCCGCGACGGGAACGGCGTCCTCGGCAAGAACGTCACCCTGGACAAGACGGAGCAGCCGGCGCTGGGCTATATGCCCGTGCAGCACTCCGTCCTGAAGAACGCCGAGATCATCCCCATGTCCCTGCGCTCCGTGCACTTCGTCCTGCCGGGCGGCGTCGACGACCTGGCCGCACCGAGCGGCGGCAACGCCTACGACCGGCGCGTGTGTCTGGACCTGCCCGGCTTCGGCTGGCAGGTGCACAAGCGCCCGGTGGACGGCAGCTGGCCCCGCCCCGGCGCCGAGGCCCGCGCCGAACTCGCCCGCACACTGCGGGAGTTCCCGGACGGCACGGTCGTCCTGCTGGACGGGCTGGTCGCGTGCGGCGTGCCCGAGATCATCGTGCCGGAGGCGGAGCGGCTGCGCCTCGCGATCCTCGTCCACCTCCCGCTCGGCGACGAGACGGGCCTGGAGCCCGCCGTCGCCGCGGACCTGGACGCCCGGGAACGCACCGTGCTGCGGGCGGTGGACGCGGTGATCGCCACCAGCGACTGGGCGGTGCGCCGCCTCGTCTCCCACCACGGGCTCGCCCCCGAGCGTGTCCATGTCGCGGCGCCCGGCGCCGACATCGCGCCGCTCGCGGCCGGCACCGACGGTGTGTCCCGCCTGCTGTGCGTGGCCGCCGTGACACCGCGCAAGGGACAGCACCGGCTGGTGGAGGCGCTGGCCGCGGTGACCGACCTGCCCTGGAGCTGCGTCTGCGTGGGCGGGCTGAACCAGGACCCCGCATACGTGGCCGAACTGCGGTCCCTGATCGCGAAGCACGGCCTCGAGGACCGGCTGATCCTGGCCGGCCCGCAGGCCGGCGCCGAACTCGACGCCAGCTACAACACCGCCGACCTCATGGTGCTCACCTCCTACGCCGAGACGTACGGCATGGCGGTCACCGAGGCGCTGGCCCGTGGGATCCCGGTCCTTGCGACAGACGTCGGCGGGCTCCCCGAGGCGGTCGGCCGGGCACCCGACGGCGGTGTCCCCGGCATCCTCGTCCCGCCGGAGAACTCGGCCGCGATCGCCGTCGAGCTGCGCGGCTGGTTCGGCGAGGCGGACGTACGACGCCGGCTGAAGGCGGCGGCCCGCGGCCGGCGTGCCGCCCTGAACGGCTGGGCCGGCACGGCCCGCAGCCTGGCCTCGGTTCTGGGCCGACTGCCGAACGAACCCCGGAGGGCGGCATGA
- a CDS encoding 6-pyruvoyl trahydropterin synthase family protein, producing the protein MFSITVRDHIMIAHSFRGDVFGPAQRLHGATFLVDATFRREQLDDDNIVVDIGLATRELGAVVGELNYRNLDNEPDFAGINTSTEFLAKVIADRLAERIEKGALGEGAKGLAGLTVTLHESHVAWASYERAL; encoded by the coding sequence TTGTTCAGCATCACCGTCCGCGATCACATCATGATCGCCCACAGCTTCCGCGGCGACGTCTTCGGACCCGCGCAGCGCCTGCACGGAGCGACGTTCCTGGTGGACGCAACGTTCCGGCGCGAGCAGCTGGACGACGACAACATCGTCGTCGACATCGGACTCGCCACAAGGGAACTGGGTGCCGTCGTCGGTGAACTGAACTACAGAAACCTCGACAACGAACCCGACTTCGCCGGGATCAACACCTCCACCGAGTTCCTCGCCAAGGTCATCGCCGACCGGCTCGCCGAGCGCATCGAGAAGGGCGCGCTGGGCGAGGGCGCCAAGGGCCTCGCCGGCCTCACCGTCACCCTGCACGAGTCGCACGTCGCCTGGGCGAGTTACGAGCGTGCCCTGTGA
- a CDS encoding MDR family MFS transporter has protein sequence MRPPTPGLRKAAPDRLRLSPLLRLLILTQLAFNIGFFAVLPFLAEHLGQAVGMAGWLVGFVLGLRTFSQQGLFVVGGALADRYGIRPVVLTGCVLRIAGFVWLGYATATGAVIGAVLLIGFAAALFSPAVESEVARQAVLWEEAGGGSRTRVLALLTVAGQAGAFVGPLLGALLLAVDFRTVCLAGAGIFGLVLAGHAWLLPQRIPGRGGVRLRGGLGKLLRNRRFLALCCAYGAYLLAYNQLYLALPDEVERATGSQAALAWLFALSSLLVVIAQLPVTRWVGERLTLRRSMVAGLLLIAAGFSVVAAARPAHWTGTAALLPSAGFVVLLTLGQMLVAPVARAWIPDLAEEGRLGLYTGALSSVSGLIVLIGSSATGTLLDTGLPAAVPWLVLAAVPLAAIGVLPRR, from the coding sequence ATGAGACCGCCGACGCCCGGCCTCCGCAAGGCGGCTCCGGACCGGCTCCGCCTCTCCCCCCTCCTCCGTCTCCTCATCCTCACCCAACTCGCCTTCAACATCGGCTTCTTCGCCGTGCTGCCCTTCCTCGCCGAACACCTGGGGCAGGCCGTCGGGATGGCGGGGTGGCTGGTCGGGTTCGTGCTGGGGCTGCGGACGTTCAGCCAGCAGGGGCTGTTCGTGGTGGGCGGCGCGCTGGCCGACCGGTACGGCATCCGGCCGGTCGTGCTCACGGGGTGCGTGCTGCGGATCGCCGGGTTCGTGTGGCTGGGGTACGCGACTGCGACCGGGGCGGTGATCGGGGCGGTGCTGCTGATCGGGTTCGCCGCCGCCCTGTTCTCACCGGCCGTGGAGTCCGAGGTCGCCCGCCAGGCCGTGCTGTGGGAGGAAGCGGGCGGCGGCTCGCGCACCCGGGTGCTCGCGCTGCTGACGGTCGCCGGTCAGGCGGGCGCGTTCGTCGGACCGCTGCTGGGCGCGCTGCTCCTGGCGGTGGACTTCCGCACGGTCTGTCTCGCAGGCGCCGGAATCTTCGGTCTCGTTCTCGCCGGCCACGCGTGGCTGCTGCCGCAGCGCATACCCGGACGGGGCGGCGTCCGACTGCGCGGCGGCCTGGGGAAGCTGCTGCGCAACCGCCGCTTCCTCGCCCTGTGCTGCGCGTACGGCGCCTATCTGCTCGCCTACAACCAGCTCTACCTCGCGCTGCCCGACGAAGTGGAGCGCGCCACCGGCTCCCAGGCCGCGCTCGCCTGGCTGTTCGCCCTGTCCTCGCTGCTGGTGGTGATCGCCCAGCTGCCCGTCACCCGCTGGGTGGGGGAGCGGCTCACCCTGCGCCGGTCCATGGTGGCCGGCCTGCTCCTCATCGCGGCGGGCTTCTCGGTCGTGGCCGCGGCTCGCCCCGCCCACTGGACGGGTACGGCGGCGCTGTTGCCCTCGGCCGGCTTCGTCGTCCTGCTCACCCTCGGGCAGATGCTCGTCGCACCGGTCGCCCGAGCCTGGATCCCCGACCTCGCCGAGGAGGGCCGACTCGGCCTCTACACCGGCGCGTTGTCGTCGGTCTCGGGCCTGATCGTCCTCATCGGGAGCTCAGCGACGGGAACCCTCCTGGACACGGGCCTGCCGGCGGCCGTGCCATGGCTGGTGCTGGCGGCCGTACCACTGGCGGCGATCGGGGTGCTGCCTCGCCGGTAG